A portion of the Leptospira noumeaensis genome contains these proteins:
- a CDS encoding c-type cytochrome → MNIISLILANVPVPKDIPLPLPAPEWLLVGVLIFSFLCHILFVNLMVGGTLLTFFAQLKGLKEKDYDTLAHEIAKTITVNKSMAVVLGVAPLLAINTLYTVYFYSANALTGLFWISIVPLVTVAFLLTYPHKYLWEKLQNNKGLHISMIGAASGIFLFIPLIFLTNINLMLYPDKWGTITGFFSAMFLPNVFPRYLHFIFASLTATGLFLFYYFGRESYSFEKKFLTLSRYEVRKRMYSLAFMATLLQFVAGPLILLTLPSIAISWNLFYLLGPAILLAIYSLYLMWNGINANEEMIGKDFKKVVITLSVVVVLMVSGRHVVRETALGPHKKLVKERTLAYESKIQEAFQSKANEKEGAIVISEKPNKEEGGKIFRGNCSACHSLKTKVVGPPVTEMVSIYKKDRSALIAWIKAPGKKRKDYPQMPGFPSLSPGELDSLAEYILDNP, encoded by the coding sequence ATGAATATCATCTCTCTAATTTTAGCAAATGTTCCTGTCCCTAAAGACATCCCATTACCATTACCGGCACCAGAATGGTTACTTGTAGGAGTTCTTATTTTTTCTTTTTTGTGCCATATTCTTTTTGTCAATTTAATGGTAGGGGGAACACTTCTTACTTTTTTCGCACAGTTAAAAGGATTAAAAGAAAAAGATTATGATACTTTAGCACACGAAATTGCAAAAACCATCACTGTAAACAAGAGTATGGCTGTTGTTTTAGGAGTAGCTCCACTTCTTGCCATCAACACTTTGTATACAGTTTATTTTTATTCTGCAAATGCTTTAACAGGTTTATTTTGGATATCCATTGTACCACTTGTAACTGTTGCTTTTCTACTGACTTATCCGCACAAATACCTTTGGGAAAAATTACAAAATAACAAAGGTTTGCATATCTCAATGATCGGAGCTGCCAGCGGGATATTTCTTTTTATTCCTCTGATTTTTTTAACCAATATCAACCTAATGTTATACCCTGATAAATGGGGAACCATCACAGGTTTTTTCTCCGCCATGTTTCTTCCCAATGTGTTCCCTAGGTATTTACATTTTATTTTTGCTTCTTTAACAGCAACGGGTCTTTTTCTCTTTTATTACTTTGGGCGAGAATCTTACTCATTCGAAAAAAAATTTCTAACTTTATCAAGATATGAAGTAAGAAAGAGAATGTATTCTCTCGCTTTTATGGCAACATTACTTCAGTTTGTTGCTGGCCCTCTCATTCTTCTCACACTTCCAAGTATTGCCATCAGTTGGAATCTGTTTTATCTTTTAGGGCCTGCGATTCTTTTGGCGATTTATTCACTCTATTTGATGTGGAATGGAATTAATGCTAATGAAGAAATGATTGGAAAAGATTTCAAAAAAGTTGTGATCACTCTATCCGTTGTTGTTGTACTTATGGTGAGCGGTAGGCATGTCGTAAGAGAAACAGCACTCGGTCCACATAAAAAATTGGTAAAAGAAAGAACACTCGCTTACGAATCAAAAATTCAAGAAGCATTCCAATCTAAGGCGAATGAAAAAGAAGGCGCCATTGTTATTTCAGAAAAACCAAATAAAGAGGAAGGTGGCAAAATTTTCCGCGGAAATTGTTCTGCTTGTCATTCCCTAAAAACGAAAGTTGTGGGTCCTCCTGTAACTGAAATGGTCTCTATATACAAAAAAGATAGGTCAGCTTTAATTGCTTGGATCAAAGCCCCAGGCAAAAAAAGGAAAGATTACCCTCAAATGCCTGGATTTCCATCACTTTCTCCAGGAGAGTTAGATTCCTTAGCGGAATACATTTTAGACAACCCGTAA
- a CDS encoding WG repeat-containing protein: MEDMKRLYFVLILLLIECMGFKSLINQQQDNIQLNCPIEYSQSYTIVNGQKILTIRLGEETVLLQFDYIRPFHEGLAEVQLNWKRSFIDTSNRLITDQWFDGVSDFREGLAVISLNDKYGYLDKLGKLVIQPKFESAQSFSEGLAVISLNDKYGYIDKSGKLVIQPKFESAQSFSEGLAAVKIQGKFGFIDRTYKLVIKQKFDEVNEFHEGLAKVSIDGYWGFIDKNGKIVIQPQFEDVRDFVEGLAPFSVGAVPELEDEGKFGFIDKTGKIVIEPKFDKVTDFEEGLASIKLDEKYGLIDKTGKFVIEPKFQDSILFREGLAPVKEGFNGKTGYINKTGSYIIQPFLYVGYYFNEGLAVASINGKSVFIDKVGNTAIESNYFSIKRFQDGLAAVQVEKGGKYGYIDKTGKIIIKLQFDSVREFENGFASVLLGSKWGVIKKPNCI; this comes from the coding sequence ATGGAAGATATGAAACGACTCTATTTTGTCTTAATTCTGCTACTAATTGAGTGCATGGGTTTTAAAAGTTTAATCAATCAACAACAAGACAATATTCAACTAAACTGCCCTATCGAATATTCGCAAAGTTATACTATTGTGAATGGTCAAAAAATTTTAACAATCAGATTAGGAGAAGAAACAGTTTTGTTGCAGTTCGATTATATTCGCCCTTTTCATGAGGGTCTTGCAGAAGTTCAACTAAACTGGAAACGATCTTTCATTGACACTTCTAATCGTCTTATCACGGACCAATGGTTTGATGGAGTGAGTGATTTTCGCGAGGGTTTAGCTGTCATTTCACTCAATGACAAATATGGCTATTTAGATAAATTAGGTAAATTGGTAATCCAACCAAAGTTTGAATCGGCACAGTCATTTAGTGAGGGTTTAGCTGTCATTTCACTCAATGACAAATATGGCTATATAGATAAATCAGGTAAATTGGTAATCCAACCAAAGTTTGAATCGGCTCAGTCATTTAGTGAGGGACTTGCAGCCGTGAAAATCCAAGGTAAATTTGGCTTTATCGATAGAACTTATAAATTAGTTATTAAACAAAAGTTTGATGAAGTAAATGAATTTCATGAAGGACTGGCTAAAGTTTCGATAGATGGTTATTGGGGATTCATTGACAAGAATGGGAAAATTGTAATCCAACCACAGTTCGAAGATGTTCGTGATTTTGTAGAAGGGTTGGCGCCGTTTTCTGTTGGAGCAGTACCTGAGTTAGAAGATGAGGGTAAATTTGGTTTTATCGATAAAACCGGAAAGATTGTTATAGAACCAAAATTTGATAAGGTAACCGATTTTGAGGAGGGTTTGGCTTCGATCAAACTAGACGAAAAGTATGGCCTAATAGACAAAACAGGAAAGTTTGTAATTGAACCTAAGTTCCAAGATTCGATTCTATTCAGAGAAGGTCTTGCACCAGTGAAAGAGGGTTTTAATGGTAAGACGGGTTACATCAATAAAACTGGATCATATATCATCCAACCTTTTCTTTATGTTGGTTATTATTTCAACGAAGGTCTCGCTGTTGCTTCTATCAATGGCAAAAGTGTATTTATCGACAAAGTCGGAAATACAGCGATCGAATCAAATTACTTTTCAATCAAGAGATTTCAGGACGGCCTAGCTGCAGTTCAAGTTGAGAAAGGTGGCAAATATGGTTATATTGATAAAACAGGCAAAATCATCATCAAACTGCAGTTTGATTCTGTGAGAGAATTCGAAAATGGATTTGCTTCGGTTCTTTTGGGTAGCAAATGGGGAGTGATCAAAAAACCAAATTGTATATAA
- a CDS encoding SpoIIE family protein phosphatase, with the protein MKQNLFAIFLFLLIANSIFSLPIDLTKNWLVTKGFELKDPKDFSKWKQLDTLPLSTINSSFDWEPNQLRKITMIKSILLSPTDFKKAEDDAFSLHIPYISNCFEIYLNDTLISSGGVIKDDVITTSGYKRHIIIRLNRNLLKVGQNQIRILVAAEDGEELNVYKLFNDFPANIDLASEHLNIVDEYETYMLLFLYFFVGIYHGLFYWKRRQESYNLYYALFSIFLAVYMIFRSQGIYRFGLDPFTQSRIEYFVVFLTPVWLLIFADLFFRSRISIISKVYFYFSLFLSVSQIFVSRAVSVMILRVWQISVLLFAVMLLYLTISAVRKNNKDAKRLLLGLIFLLGTGTWDVLGATGLLPFQNLNLLRFGFLTFVLGIAVVLANRFLRVHRQVEELNLSLEKKVEERTNELQNTLTKVQELKVQQDGDYFLTSLLLDPLSKGKAESSNVLIHSYVKQKKEFEFKGKKREIGGDIIISDSITLNGKTYLVFINGDAMGKSIQGAGGALVLGVVFLSFIKRTQIILESQNKSPERWIKECFYELQTIFESFDGSMLVSVVLGLIEEETGVLYYLNAEHPWTVLYRDGAASFIEDELELRKIGTKGMDGDVRVRIFPLEKGDVIFIGSDGRDDLVLLDSEDGIRQINEDETKFPLAVEKSNGDLNLIVENLLEIGSLSDDLTILRLEWLGSFKRVSRESLFDQSSDDYVYGKVKDLLEKGNAEEAFQMIESLLSNDTLNDDVRINLIREKSRISLLLKKYDVAVETLESVFPYFVTDNEILLQLSFAYRKSKNIKKAIDLAERLRARDPKHIRNLINLVECYRLSRKSDRAKKIFDRLLALAPENPQVLKLKEMIDQEIHI; encoded by the coding sequence ATGAAGCAAAATTTATTTGCTATTTTTTTATTTCTTTTGATCGCGAACTCGATTTTTTCTTTGCCGATTGATTTAACAAAAAACTGGTTGGTGACTAAGGGATTTGAATTAAAAGATCCAAAAGATTTTTCAAAATGGAAACAGTTAGACACACTTCCGTTATCAACCATTAACTCTAGTTTTGACTGGGAACCCAATCAACTTCGCAAGATCACAATGATCAAATCCATTTTGTTGTCACCAACAGATTTTAAAAAAGCAGAAGACGATGCGTTTAGTTTGCACATTCCTTATATATCGAATTGTTTTGAAATTTATCTGAACGATACATTGATTTCTTCTGGTGGTGTCATTAAAGATGATGTCATCACAACAAGTGGTTATAAAAGACATATCATCATTCGATTAAATCGAAACTTACTAAAAGTAGGCCAAAATCAAATTCGGATTTTGGTAGCTGCCGAAGATGGTGAAGAACTAAACGTATACAAACTATTTAATGATTTTCCCGCAAATATCGATTTAGCATCCGAACATTTGAATATAGTCGATGAATATGAAACCTATATGTTATTGTTTTTGTATTTTTTTGTAGGGATCTATCACGGATTGTTTTATTGGAAACGTAGACAAGAATCGTATAACCTATATTATGCTTTATTTTCCATATTTTTGGCTGTTTATATGATTTTTCGATCTCAGGGAATTTATCGATTTGGATTAGATCCTTTCACACAATCAAGAATCGAATATTTTGTAGTATTTTTAACTCCCGTATGGTTGTTAATTTTTGCCGATTTATTTTTTCGTTCGCGAATCAGTATCATTTCTAAAGTATATTTTTATTTTAGTTTGTTTTTGAGTGTCAGTCAGATTTTTGTTTCTCGTGCAGTTTCTGTGATGATCCTTAGGGTCTGGCAGATTTCCGTTCTTCTATTCGCAGTTATGTTGTTATATTTAACCATTTCTGCGGTAAGAAAAAATAATAAAGATGCGAAACGACTTTTGCTTGGTTTGATTTTTCTCTTGGGTACAGGAACATGGGATGTGTTAGGTGCCACTGGTTTGTTGCCTTTCCAAAATCTAAATTTGCTAAGATTTGGATTTTTGACCTTTGTATTGGGGATTGCGGTGGTACTGGCAAATCGTTTTTTACGTGTCCATAGACAGGTCGAGGAACTCAATTTAAGTTTAGAGAAAAAAGTAGAAGAAAGAACAAACGAATTACAAAATACATTAACCAAAGTACAGGAATTAAAAGTACAACAAGATGGAGATTATTTTCTGACTTCTTTACTTTTGGATCCCTTAAGTAAAGGAAAAGCGGAATCTTCCAATGTCCTAATTCATTCCTATGTGAAACAAAAAAAAGAATTCGAGTTTAAGGGTAAAAAAAGAGAAATCGGTGGAGATATCATTATCAGTGATTCCATCACTTTAAATGGCAAAACCTATTTGGTGTTTATTAACGGGGATGCAATGGGGAAATCCATTCAAGGTGCGGGAGGGGCTCTTGTACTCGGTGTTGTATTTTTATCATTTATCAAACGTACTCAAATCATTTTAGAGAGCCAAAATAAATCTCCAGAACGATGGATCAAAGAATGTTTTTATGAACTCCAAACTATATTTGAATCCTTTGACGGATCCATGTTGGTCTCGGTTGTACTTGGTCTTATCGAAGAGGAAACCGGAGTTTTGTATTATCTGAATGCAGAACATCCTTGGACAGTATTATATCGTGATGGTGCGGCTTCGTTCATTGAAGATGAATTGGAACTCAGAAAAATCGGAACCAAGGGAATGGACGGAGATGTCCGCGTCCGCATTTTTCCACTTGAGAAAGGTGATGTTATTTTTATAGGTTCCGATGGTCGAGATGATTTGGTATTGTTAGATTCCGAAGATGGAATTCGACAAATCAATGAGGATGAAACAAAATTTCCGTTAGCGGTAGAGAAATCAAATGGTGATTTGAATTTGATCGTTGAAAACTTACTCGAAATCGGATCTTTATCGGATGACCTAACGATTCTTAGGTTAGAATGGCTTGGTTCATTCAAACGTGTGTCCAGGGAATCACTTTTTGATCAATCTTCAGATGATTATGTATATGGAAAAGTAAAAGACCTACTCGAAAAAGGAAATGCCGAAGAAGCATTTCAAATGATCGAATCTTTACTGTCCAATGATACGTTGAATGACGATGTTCGTATCAACTTAATCAGAGAAAAATCTCGAATTTCTTTACTACTGAAAAAGTATGATGTTGCTGTCGAAACTTTAGAATCGGTTTTTCCTTATTTTGTCACTGACAATGAAATTCTCCTTCAACTAAGTTTTGCTTATCGAAAATCGAAAAACATAAAAAAGGCAATTGATCTTGCAGAAAGGTTACGGGCCAGGGATCCAAAACACATAAGAAATTTAATCAATTTGGTAGAATGTTATCGGCTTTCTAGAAAGTCAGATAGAGCTAAAAAGATTTTTGATAGGTTACTAGCCTTGGCACCCGAAAATCCTCAAGTTCTGAAATTAAAGGAAATGATAGACCAAGAAATTCACATTTAA
- a CDS encoding SCO family protein, producing the protein MRLLIGFILCFVILLCKPSSFLQNQDNEKFATNFQLIDTNQNPFRFYEDTQSKSLVVLFFGYSHCPDICLTTLNKFSSLSDNLPEEILEKIQFVYVSIDPKNDDPLTLKNYMMEFSKKIIALTGDAAEIKKIANDYELVLLDNPKFGKVKGEGKILHSTNIYLIQKNHKIIKTLPHQIGLETLKQEILEIVN; encoded by the coding sequence ATGCGACTTTTGATCGGATTCATTCTCTGTTTTGTTATATTACTTTGCAAACCAAGTTCTTTTCTCCAGAACCAAGACAATGAAAAATTCGCAACTAACTTTCAGCTTATAGATACAAACCAAAATCCCTTTCGATTTTATGAAGATACGCAATCAAAATCATTGGTGGTACTTTTTTTCGGATACTCTCATTGCCCAGATATTTGCCTTACAACTCTCAATAAATTTTCAAGTTTGAGCGATAACCTTCCTGAAGAAATCCTAGAAAAAATTCAATTTGTTTATGTATCAATTGATCCAAAGAATGATGACCCGCTAACATTAAAAAATTACATGATGGAATTTTCCAAAAAGATTATTGCACTTACTGGTGATGCAGCGGAAATCAAAAAAATTGCGAATGATTATGAGTTAGTGTTGTTAGATAATCCAAAATTTGGTAAAGTCAAAGGGGAGGGAAAAATTCTACATTCAACAAATATTTACCTGATCCAAAAAAACCATAAAATTATAAAAACTTTACCGCACCAGATTGGATTAGAAACATTAAAACAAGAAATATTGGAGATAGTAAATTAA
- a CDS encoding MFS transporter: MDFKFSKYHVFVVGILAFLQFTVVLDFMILSPLGVLVMQELQITTQQFGFVVSAYAFSAGISGILAAGFADRFDRKKMLLFFYIGFVIATFLCGIATNYIFLLGARILTGLFAGVLSSISFAIVADLFPLQVRGRVMGFIMTAFAASQVFGLPIGIYISNLWGWQSPFLMIAGISGFVGFVIFFYLKPVTTHLDNKVDTHAFHHLIKTLTQPKYLPAFVATTLLATGGFMLMPFGSAFSVHNLGVKLEDLPLVYMVTGVVSMLGGPIMGRLSDAIGKYRMFVIASGIAACIIIYYTKMGVTALPIVVLVNSLLFVFVAARMISANAMTSAVPDLHDRGAFMSISSSIQQISGGIAASVAGLIVVQTSSGYMERYDILGYVVATAIVITVILMYSVHKIVLSKHSK, translated from the coding sequence ATGGATTTTAAGTTTTCTAAATATCATGTTTTCGTAGTGGGCATCCTTGCCTTTTTGCAATTCACAGTAGTCCTTGATTTTATGATTCTCTCTCCCTTGGGAGTTTTGGTGATGCAAGAACTACAAATCACAACTCAACAATTTGGATTTGTGGTTTCTGCCTATGCGTTTAGCGCAGGAATCTCCGGAATCTTAGCTGCAGGTTTTGCTGATCGTTTTGACCGTAAGAAGATGTTATTATTTTTTTACATTGGATTTGTAATCGCAACCTTTCTCTGTGGAATTGCAACGAATTATATCTTTTTACTCGGAGCCCGAATTTTGACCGGATTATTTGCCGGTGTTCTTTCTTCCATTTCCTTTGCCATCGTTGCCGATTTGTTTCCTTTGCAAGTGAGGGGAAGGGTGATGGGATTTATTATGACTGCCTTCGCCGCAAGCCAAGTATTTGGTCTTCCCATCGGTATTTATATTTCCAATTTATGGGGATGGCAATCTCCCTTCCTTATGATTGCAGGTATCAGTGGATTTGTTGGGTTTGTCATATTTTTCTATTTAAAGCCAGTCACAACCCATCTTGATAATAAAGTAGATACTCATGCCTTCCATCACCTAATCAAAACACTGACTCAACCTAAATATTTACCAGCCTTTGTTGCCACAACCTTACTTGCAACTGGTGGTTTTATGTTAATGCCATTTGGTTCCGCATTTTCTGTCCACAATCTCGGGGTAAAATTAGAAGATCTTCCTTTAGTATATATGGTCACTGGGGTGGTTTCTATGTTAGGTGGACCAATTATGGGAAGGCTCAGTGATGCCATTGGAAAGTACAGAATGTTCGTGATTGCTTCAGGAATAGCTGCGTGTATCATTATTTATTATACAAAAATGGGAGTCACTGCATTACCAATTGTAGTTTTAGTGAATTCCCTTCTTTTTGTGTTTGTTGCCGCACGAATGATTTCAGCCAATGCGATGACTTCTGCTGTTCCTGATTTACATGACCGAGGTGCCTTTATGTCGATCAGTTCCTCCATCCAACAAATTTCCGGTGGAATTGCAGCCTCCGTTGCAGGACTCATTGTTGTCCAAACTTCCAGTGGTTATATGGAAAGGTACGATATTTTAGGTTATGTGGTAGCAACGGCCATCGTAATCACTGTCATCCTTATGTACAGTGTTCACAAAATTGTTTTAAGTAAACATTCTAAATAA
- a CDS encoding rod shape-determining protein: MIFDNLYGLFSNDMGIDLGTANTLVHVKGQGIVLSEPSVVAVQASTGRVLAVGQEAKRMLGRTPGDIVAIRPMKDGVIADFETVEKMIRYFIAKVHNRTTFVKPRIVIGVPSGITEVERRAVRESAEQAGAREIFLIEEALAAAIGANIPIHEPAGNMIVDIGGGTTEIAVISLGGMVIAESIRTGGDEFDEAIVKYLRNQYNLVVGERTAEDIKLTIGNAFADKRVDTMEVKGRDAISGLPRTLELDSNEIRKALKEPTDEILDGIKSVLERTPPELAADIVERGIVLTGGGCLLRGLEHYLTKETGVPVFRAENPLTCVVLGTGRYLDELKYIKPGIR; the protein is encoded by the coding sequence ATGATATTTGATAACCTTTATGGACTTTTCTCGAACGATATGGGAATCGATTTGGGAACCGCGAACACACTCGTGCATGTGAAAGGACAAGGGATTGTCTTATCAGAACCGTCGGTTGTGGCAGTCCAAGCCTCTACTGGTCGAGTCCTCGCTGTGGGACAAGAAGCAAAACGTATGCTAGGAAGGACTCCTGGTGACATCGTTGCCATCCGCCCCATGAAAGACGGGGTGATCGCCGACTTCGAAACTGTAGAAAAGATGATTCGTTACTTCATCGCTAAAGTTCACAACCGCACTACATTTGTAAAACCACGCATCGTCATCGGAGTTCCCTCTGGGATTACCGAAGTAGAAAGACGTGCCGTTCGTGAGTCCGCGGAACAAGCAGGGGCTCGCGAAATTTTCCTCATCGAAGAAGCACTTGCTGCTGCCATCGGTGCCAACATCCCGATCCATGAACCAGCAGGAAACATGATCGTTGATATCGGCGGGGGAACCACAGAAATCGCTGTGATCTCTCTTGGTGGTATGGTAATCGCTGAGTCCATCCGAACTGGTGGTGACGAATTTGATGAAGCCATTGTGAAATATCTCCGTAACCAATACAACCTAGTCGTTGGAGAAAGAACTGCTGAGGACATCAAACTCACTATCGGAAACGCATTCGCCGACAAACGTGTCGACACGATGGAAGTGAAAGGCCGTGACGCGATCTCCGGTCTCCCACGCACTCTCGAACTTGATTCTAACGAAATCCGTAAAGCTCTCAAAGAACCAACAGACGAAATCCTAGACGGAATCAAATCCGTATTGGAAAGAACTCCTCCAGAACTTGCAGCCGACATCGTAGAACGAGGAATCGTTCTTACAGGTGGTGGTTGCCTCCTCCGTGGTCTCGAACACTATCTCACTAAAGAAACAGGAGTTCCGGTCTTCCGTGCTGAAAACCCACTGACTTGTGTGGTTCTTGGAACAGGAAGATACCTGGATGAACTGAAATACATTAAGCCCGGAATCCGATAA
- a CDS encoding Ppx/GppA phosphatase family protein, which produces MLPFSQILRKPNQAFRTEKILAAIDLGTNSFHIVVVKLRPDGTLEYLTKEKESVRLGSGSSDYAVIQEDAMERGLACLKRFRTLADSYQAEIRAVATSALREAENRQVFLDRAEKETGIQIQVVSGNEEARLIYLGILQGLPVYDKRILLIDIGGGSTELLVGEKGEILFSTSLKLGAIRLTEKYLKKDPISPTDIQKCRIHIESVLSAFLPQIETWKPFMVVGSSGTISSVTSIVLEKKMEKRDRLNGTEIPIDLFKEARKQVLDADSLKKRLKIPGLDAKRGDIIVGGVLVLDEVLQRIKAPSFTVSDFALREGIVYDTIESWFRHKDSSLPPLDNIREKAIKTVANLYPKGKQHAEAVVKITLQMFDDLKDLHGLGNLERDYLETACYLHQVGLCISHHNYHKHSYYIIRNSEAMVGFSNAEIEIIALIARYHRKGGPKGKHEEFKALRPEDQLLVKKLAAFLRIGDGLDRSEKSIIERLDAVVERGKVVCRLYHKKGEDPNLELWSVSEKKDLFEDTFNTKIEFQLSLI; this is translated from the coding sequence ATGCTACCTTTCTCACAAATCTTACGAAAACCAAACCAGGCATTTCGCACGGAAAAGATCCTTGCTGCCATTGATTTGGGCACCAATTCCTTCCACATCGTTGTCGTAAAACTAAGACCGGATGGTACACTCGAATATCTTACCAAAGAAAAAGAATCGGTGCGGCTAGGGAGTGGTAGCAGTGATTATGCGGTCATCCAAGAAGATGCCATGGAGCGGGGACTTGCTTGTCTCAAACGATTTCGCACCCTTGCGGATTCCTATCAGGCCGAAATTCGTGCTGTTGCCACAAGTGCTCTTCGGGAAGCAGAGAACCGCCAGGTATTTCTTGACCGAGCCGAAAAGGAAACGGGCATTCAAATCCAAGTGGTCTCTGGAAATGAAGAAGCAAGGTTGATTTACCTCGGAATTTTACAAGGCCTTCCGGTTTATGACAAACGAATCCTACTCATCGACATTGGGGGAGGGAGTACAGAACTTCTTGTGGGAGAAAAGGGGGAGATCCTTTTTTCTACTAGTTTAAAACTTGGTGCCATTCGTTTAACAGAAAAGTATCTAAAAAAAGATCCCATCAGTCCGACTGACATCCAAAAATGTCGGATTCATATTGAATCGGTTTTATCTGCCTTTTTACCTCAAATTGAAACTTGGAAACCTTTTATGGTGGTGGGGAGTTCGGGAACCATCTCTTCTGTGACCTCCATTGTTCTGGAAAAAAAGATGGAAAAAAGGGACAGATTGAACGGAACAGAAATCCCTATTGATCTTTTTAAGGAAGCCCGCAAACAAGTATTAGATGCTGATAGCTTGAAAAAACGACTTAAAATTCCAGGCCTTGATGCCAAAAGAGGGGACATCATTGTTGGTGGGGTTTTGGTTTTGGATGAAGTTTTGCAAAGGATCAAAGCTCCTTCTTTTACTGTGAGTGATTTTGCTCTCAGGGAAGGGATTGTGTATGATACCATTGAATCTTGGTTTCGTCATAAAGATTCCTCTTTACCACCCCTGGACAATATTCGTGAAAAGGCCATCAAAACCGTTGCCAACCTTTATCCTAAAGGAAAACAGCATGCAGAAGCAGTGGTGAAAATCACCTTGCAGATGTTTGATGATTTGAAGGATTTACATGGTCTTGGAAATTTGGAACGTGATTATTTGGAGACGGCTTGTTATTTGCACCAAGTTGGCCTTTGTATTTCGCACCACAACTACCACAAACATAGTTATTATATTATCAGAAATTCTGAAGCCATGGTAGGATTTTCCAATGCTGAAATTGAAATCATCGCTCTCATCGCTCGTTATCATAGAAAGGGTGGGCCCAAAGGGAAACATGAAGAGTTTAAGGCACTTCGGCCCGAGGACCAACTACTTGTCAAAAAACTGGCAGCTTTTCTTCGTATTGGGGATGGCCTTGACCGATCAGAAAAATCCATTATTGAAAGATTGGATGCTGTTGTAGAACGAGGAAAAGTAGTCTGTCGTTTGTATCATAAAAAAGGAGAGGATCCGAATTTAGAATTATGGTCAGTATCCGAAAAAAAAGATCTATTCGAAGATACTTTTAATACAAAAATTGAGTTCCAATTAAGTTTGATATGA